One region of Actinomycetota bacterium genomic DNA includes:
- a CDS encoding Rrf2 family transcriptional regulator, giving the protein MLKVSQKLEYAMRAMIELAQRRDEGVLVPAREIAERQQIPVRFLEQQLGALSKAGLVESFRGAGGGCRLARDPAEITMAEIADAIEGQIFPMFCLEPSDHTCFADSRCGLQGFWADVARAVQQVFEETTVADLAARHRGVTSGPTLIAPDQLLSRLN; this is encoded by the coding sequence GTGCTGAAGGTCTCGCAGAAGCTCGAATACGCGATGCGCGCGATGATCGAGCTCGCGCAGCGGCGTGACGAGGGCGTCTTGGTGCCCGCCCGCGAGATCGCGGAACGTCAGCAGATCCCGGTGCGGTTCCTCGAGCAGCAACTCGGCGCCCTGTCGAAGGCGGGGCTGGTGGAGAGCTTTCGGGGGGCGGGTGGCGGCTGTCGCCTCGCGCGCGACCCCGCCGAGATCACGATGGCCGAGATCGCCGATGCGATCGAGGGGCAGATCTTCCCGATGTTCTGCCTCGAGCCCAGCGATCATACGTGCTTCGCCGACTCACGCTGTGGGCTGCAAGGGTTCTGGGCTGACGTCGCACGTGCGGTGCAACAGGTGTTCGAGGAGACGACGGTGGCGGACCTCGCGGCCCGCCACCGGGGCGTCACCTCGGGGCCGACGTTGATCGCCCCGGACCAGCTGCTGTCCCGCCTGAACTGA
- a CDS encoding DUF3263 domain-containing protein: METTPPTPEALDERSRTLLDFERGSWKLDIPKERAIRERFGFSPARYHQLLNRLIDQPEALAYDPMLVRRLLRVREVRRRRRVAGQLGVRL, translated from the coding sequence ATGGAGACGACCCCCCCGACCCCCGAGGCGCTGGACGAGCGATCCCGCACACTCCTCGATTTCGAGCGTGGGAGCTGGAAGCTCGACATCCCCAAGGAACGAGCGATCCGCGAGCGATTCGGCTTCTCGCCGGCGCGCTACCATCAGCTGCTCAACCGCTTGATCGATCAGCCGGAGGCCCTCGCGTACGATCCCATGCTGGTGCGCCGGCTCCTCCGGGTCCGCGAGGTGCGGCGCCGGAGACGGGTGGCCGGGCAGCTCGGCGTGCGCCTGTAG
- a CDS encoding DUF5679 domain-containing protein: protein MADEGYCMKCRAKREFEGQVVTLKNGRPAAQGTCPVCGTKLTKILGMDAAKARGWSA from the coding sequence ATGGCCGACGAAGGCTATTGCATGAAGTGCCGGGCCAAGCGGGAGTTCGAGGGCCAGGTCGTGACCTTGAAGAACGGCCGTCCGGCCGCCCAGGGCACGTGCCCGGTCTGTGGCACGAAGCTGACCAAGATCCTCGGCATGGACGCCGCCAAGGCTCGCGGCTGGTCGGCCTGA
- a CDS encoding response regulator produces MRRVLVIDDEPDVRLLYRVNLRHAGYEVLEADDGERGIEIALEHLPDAVVLDLMMPRADGFEVLKVLRSHPEAGDVPVLVLTADTRRDDHRRCYELGADDVITKPFVPEDLTRGVGRILDASLEDRIARRSESAGASGDSRSADPVKRPAVR; encoded by the coding sequence ATGCGCCGCGTACTGGTGATCGACGATGAGCCCGACGTCAGGCTGCTGTACCGCGTGAACCTTCGCCACGCGGGGTACGAGGTGCTCGAGGCCGACGACGGCGAACGAGGCATCGAGATCGCCCTGGAGCACCTGCCCGACGCGGTGGTGCTCGATCTGATGATGCCCCGCGCGGACGGGTTCGAGGTGCTCAAGGTCCTCCGCTCGCACCCCGAGGCCGGTGACGTGCCCGTGCTGGTGCTCACGGCCGACACCCGTCGCGACGACCACCGCCGCTGTTACGAGCTCGGGGCCGACGACGTGATCACGAAGCCGTTCGTGCCGGAAGACCTCACCCGGGGCGTCGGCAGGATCCTCGACGCGAGCCTGGAGGATCGGATCGCCCGGCGATCGGAGTCGGCCGGCGCGTCCGGCGACTCCCGATCGGCTGATCCGGTGAAGAGGCCTGCTGTCCGCTAG
- the acs gene encoding acetate--CoA ligase, which translates to MSDTPQNIEALLSELRVFEPPADFAERAIVSDPSVYERANADHEAFWAEQAERLTWFKRWDRVMNWTPPWVTWFEGGQLNASYNCLDRHVEAGGGDKVAFHWEGEPGDTRTITYSDLLDDVCRLANALASLGVRKGDRVNIYLGMVPELPIAMLACARIGAPHSVVFGGFSAEALRDRIIDAEAKVLITADGAWRRGTIVPLKDNADEAVSECPSIEHVITVKRCGNEHSFTEGRDLWYHELVADQPTECEPEPMGAEDLLYLLYTSGTTGKPKGIAHTTGGYMTQVAATHRMIFDLHEDDVFWCAADCGWVTGHSYIVYGPLANHTTGIMYEGAPDWPERDRWWSIVERYGVTILYTAPTAIRAFMRWGAEHPAQHDLSSLRLLGSVGEPINPEAWIWYWKVIGTEHCPVVDTWWQTETGAIMITPLPGITALKPGSATFAFPGIEADVVDEAGTSVGLGGGGYLVLRHPWPAIARTIWGDPDRYVQTYFSQYGPEVYVAGDGARLDEEGYFWLLGRIDDVMNIAGHRLSTFEIESALVDNDKVAEAAVVSRPHEIKGEGIVAFVTLKAGYEGDAAMLDELREHVSKVIGPIAKPDNIIFTPDLPKTRSGKIMRRLLRDVARGDSLGDVTTLANAEIVEHIRDQATAGDE; encoded by the coding sequence ATGAGCGACACCCCGCAGAACATCGAGGCGCTGCTGTCGGAGCTGCGCGTCTTCGAACCGCCCGCGGATTTCGCCGAGCGCGCGATCGTGTCGGACCCTTCGGTGTACGAGCGGGCGAACGCAGACCATGAGGCGTTCTGGGCCGAGCAGGCAGAACGGCTCACCTGGTTCAAGCGGTGGGACAGGGTGATGAACTGGACCCCGCCGTGGGTGACGTGGTTCGAGGGCGGGCAGTTGAACGCCTCGTACAACTGCCTCGATCGTCACGTGGAGGCCGGGGGAGGCGACAAGGTCGCGTTCCACTGGGAAGGTGAGCCCGGCGACACCCGCACGATCACCTACTCCGATCTGCTCGACGACGTCTGCCGCCTCGCCAACGCGCTGGCCTCGCTCGGCGTCCGCAAGGGAGACCGCGTCAACATCTACCTCGGCATGGTGCCCGAGCTGCCGATCGCGATGCTCGCCTGTGCACGGATCGGTGCGCCCCATTCGGTCGTTTTCGGCGGGTTCAGCGCGGAAGCGCTCCGCGACCGCATCATCGACGCGGAGGCGAAGGTGCTGATCACGGCCGACGGGGCGTGGCGCCGAGGCACGATCGTGCCGCTGAAGGACAACGCCGACGAGGCCGTGAGCGAGTGTCCGTCGATCGAGCACGTGATCACCGTGAAACGGTGCGGCAACGAGCACTCGTTCACCGAGGGACGTGACCTCTGGTACCACGAGCTCGTCGCCGACCAGCCGACGGAGTGCGAGCCGGAGCCGATGGGCGCGGAGGATCTGCTCTACCTGCTGTACACGAGCGGCACGACGGGAAAGCCGAAGGGCATCGCCCATACCACGGGTGGGTACATGACGCAGGTTGCCGCGACCCACCGCATGATCTTCGACCTGCACGAGGACGACGTGTTCTGGTGCGCCGCCGACTGCGGTTGGGTGACCGGGCACTCCTACATCGTCTATGGACCGCTCGCGAACCACACGACGGGCATCATGTACGAGGGGGCTCCTGACTGGCCCGAGCGCGACCGGTGGTGGAGCATCGTCGAGCGCTACGGGGTCACGATCCTCTACACCGCGCCGACCGCGATCCGGGCATTCATGCGATGGGGAGCCGAGCACCCCGCGCAACACGATCTGTCCTCGCTCCGGCTGCTGGGCTCGGTCGGCGAGCCGATCAATCCCGAGGCGTGGATCTGGTACTGGAAGGTGATCGGCACCGAGCACTGCCCCGTCGTCGACACGTGGTGGCAGACCGAGACCGGCGCGATCATGATCACGCCGCTGCCGGGCATCACCGCGCTGAAGCCCGGATCGGCCACGTTCGCGTTCCCGGGCATCGAGGCCGACGTCGTCGACGAGGCGGGCACGAGCGTCGGCCTGGGCGGAGGGGGGTACCTGGTCCTGCGGCACCCGTGGCCGGCGATCGCCCGGACGATCTGGGGGGATCCGGATCGGTACGTGCAGACCTACTTCTCACAGTACGGGCCCGAGGTCTACGTGGCCGGCGACGGAGCACGGCTCGACGAGGAGGGATACTTCTGGTTGCTCGGGCGGATCGACGACGTCATGAACATCGCTGGCCACCGCCTGTCGACGTTCGAGATCGAGTCGGCGCTGGTCGACAACGACAAGGTCGCGGAGGCCGCGGTGGTCTCGAGGCCGCACGAGATCAAGGGCGAGGGCATCGTCGCGTTCGTGACCCTCAAGGCCGGCTACGAGGGCGACGCCGCCATGCTCGATGAGCTCCGCGAACACGTGTCCAAGGTGATCGGACCGATCGCGAAGCCCGACAACATCATCTTCACGCCGGACCTGCCGAAGACGAGGTCCGGCAAGATCATGCGGCGGCTGCTCCGTGACGTCGCCCGGGGAGACTCCCTCGGCGACGTCACGACGCTCGCGAACGCCGAGATCGTCGAGCACATCCGCGATCAAGCCACCGCGGGTGACGAGTGA
- a CDS encoding LytR C-terminal domain-containing protein: protein MNLSPARLAVLVALVVGGIAIILNGFGGDDAVLAGDGTEVVEPTPSESASPSGSASPSASESAAPELEPQVDGVMIQVLNGTAEVGLAAEVEAFLVGKGYVAALPAADAAQKPVETTIVYFRTGEDAEQNEVDADHLAGRYLKGVEVQVKPLSAALGSDVAPKTQLVVLLGNDYAEANPVG from the coding sequence GTGAACCTGAGCCCCGCGCGTCTGGCCGTGCTCGTCGCCCTCGTCGTGGGTGGCATCGCCATCATCCTGAACGGGTTCGGCGGCGACGACGCCGTGCTCGCGGGCGATGGTACCGAGGTCGTGGAGCCGACGCCCTCCGAGAGCGCCTCGCCGTCGGGGTCGGCGTCGCCCTCGGCGAGCGAGAGCGCTGCGCCGGAGCTCGAGCCTCAGGTCGACGGCGTGATGATCCAGGTCCTCAACGGCACCGCCGAGGTGGGGCTCGCCGCCGAGGTCGAGGCGTTCCTCGTCGGGAAGGGCTACGTCGCGGCCCTCCCGGCGGCCGACGCCGCCCAGAAGCCGGTCGAGACGACGATCGTGTACTTCCGCACCGGCGAGGACGCGGAGCAGAACGAGGTCGACGCCGACCACCTCGCCGGGCGGTACCTCAAGGGCGTCGAGGTCCAGGTCAAGCCGCTCAGCGCGGCGCTCGGCTCCGACGTCGCCCCGAAAACCCAGCTCGTGGTGCTGCTCGGCAACGACTACGCCGAGGCGAACCCCGTCGGCTAG